From one Phycisphaerae bacterium genomic stretch:
- a CDS encoding isochorismatase family protein: MSIARRPDVFVDMCTQRDYLALDGASPSLNASQITPNLKHLMAFARWAHIPTLSCVDARRPGDVRGLAASNCVLGTRGQQKLPFTLLPDRVQIDSDNCLCVSLEVLQQHQQAILVKEHRDPFTNPKLDRLLTELPIRRFVVFGVSLETSIRLLALGLLLRHRRIAVVQDACGWWDAEDGEMALRQLAAKGCELLTTAQLLETSLGQHKRNGHHRYRSRSVA; this comes from the coding sequence GTGAGTATCGCGCGCAGACCGGACGTATTCGTCGACATGTGCACCCAGCGCGACTATCTCGCCCTGGATGGTGCCAGTCCCAGCCTGAACGCCTCGCAGATCACGCCCAACCTCAAACACCTGATGGCGTTTGCCCGCTGGGCGCACATCCCCACGCTGTCATGCGTGGACGCCCGCCGGCCGGGCGACGTGCGGGGCCTGGCGGCGAGCAATTGCGTGCTGGGCACGCGCGGGCAGCAAAAGCTGCCGTTCACGCTGCTGCCGGATCGCGTGCAGATCGATTCGGACAACTGCCTGTGCGTCTCGCTCGAGGTCCTGCAGCAGCACCAGCAGGCCATCCTCGTCAAGGAGCACCGCGACCCCTTCACCAACCCGAAGCTCGACCGGCTGCTGACCGAGTTGCCGATCCGGCGCTTCGTCGTGTTCGGCGTGTCGCTCGAGACGTCGATCCGGCTCTTGGCGCTGGGCTTGTTGCTGCGCCACCGGCGCATCGCGGTGGTGCAGGACGCCTGCGGCTGGTGGGATGCCGAAGACGGCGAGATGGCGCTCCGTCAACTGGCGGCCAAGGGCTGTGAGCTGCTGACGACGGCGCAGCTACTGGAGACCTCCCTCGGGCAGCACAAACGCAACGGTCATCATCGCTATCGCAGCCGCTCGGTCGCCTGA
- the glmM gene encoding phosphoglucosamine mutase: MTLMVGVSGIRGTVGETLTPLVALEFAHAYGIMLAGGRAVLARDSRPSGAMFEAAAAAGLMAAGCAVTQLGVAMTPTVGRAIRDGEYDGGVIITASHNPREWNGLKFLDDLGVAPDPERAGRVAELRAAGRWDLPARGFRPPSVDTEAGRRHVAAVLDALEVDVAGLRGLRVVLDSINGAGCVDTPALLKALGCEVIHLNGEPTGEFAHRPEPIKENLGDLCAAVRAARAAIGFAQDPDADRLAMVDEHGTYIGEEYTLALATRSVLSRRPGPVAANLSTSRMIDDVAARFGATVVRTPVGEAHVAHGMLAHQCVIGGEGNGGVIDPRICYVRDSLSAISLVLQLLAATGQPLSALVAELPRYASVKQKAELPRERIDAAVAAVATAFADRKPNTADGVRVDFPAGWVHLRASNTEPIVRVVAEAATAAEAERLVAQVRAAAGI; this comes from the coding sequence ATGACGCTCATGGTCGGCGTTTCCGGCATTCGCGGCACCGTCGGTGAGACCCTGACCCCGCTGGTCGCGCTCGAATTCGCCCACGCCTATGGCATCATGCTGGCAGGCGGTCGCGCCGTGCTGGCCCGGGACTCGCGCCCCAGCGGCGCCATGTTCGAGGCCGCCGCCGCCGCCGGCCTGATGGCCGCCGGATGCGCGGTCACCCAGCTCGGCGTCGCCATGACCCCGACCGTCGGCCGCGCGATCCGGGACGGAGAATACGACGGCGGGGTGATCATCACCGCCAGCCACAACCCCCGCGAATGGAACGGGCTGAAATTCCTCGACGACCTCGGCGTCGCGCCCGATCCGGAGCGGGCCGGGCGTGTCGCCGAGCTGCGGGCCGCCGGCCGCTGGGACCTGCCCGCGCGCGGTTTCCGTCCGCCGAGTGTGGACACGGAAGCCGGCCGCCGCCATGTCGCCGCGGTGCTGGATGCGCTCGAGGTGGACGTCGCGGGCCTGCGCGGCCTGCGGGTTGTGCTCGACAGCATCAACGGGGCGGGCTGCGTCGATACGCCCGCGCTGCTCAAGGCGTTGGGCTGCGAAGTCATTCACCTGAACGGCGAGCCGACGGGCGAATTTGCCCATCGGCCCGAGCCGATCAAGGAAAACCTCGGCGACCTGTGCGCCGCCGTGCGCGCCGCGCGGGCCGCCATCGGTTTCGCACAAGACCCGGACGCCGACCGTCTGGCCATGGTCGATGAGCACGGCACCTACATCGGCGAGGAATACACGCTCGCGCTCGCGACGCGCTCGGTCCTCTCCCGCCGCCCGGGACCGGTCGCGGCCAACCTCAGTACGTCGCGCATGATCGACGACGTCGCGGCCCGCTTTGGCGCGACGGTCGTGCGGACCCCCGTCGGCGAAGCGCACGTCGCGCACGGCATGCTCGCCCACCAGTGCGTGATCGGCGGCGAGGGCAACGGCGGCGTCATCGACCCACGCATCTGCTACGTTCGCGACAGCCTCTCGGCCATCAGCCTCGTGCTGCAGCTCCTCGCCGCCACCGGCCAGCCGCTCAGCGCCCTGGTCGCCGAGCTGCCCCGCTACGCTTCCGTCAAGCAGAAGGCCGAGCTGCCACGCGAGCGCATCGACGCCGCCGTCGCGGCCGTCGCAACCGCGTTCGCCGACCGAAAGCCGAATACGGCCGATGGCGTCCGTGTTGACTTCCCCGCGGGCTGGGTACACTTACGGGCGTCGAACACCGAGCCGATTGTGCGCGTCGTGGCCGAGGCCGCCACCGCAGCCGAGGCCGAGCGACTCGTCGCCCAGGTGCGCGCGGCCGCCGGGATCTAG